Within Corvus moneduloides isolate bCorMon1 chromosome 23, bCorMon1.pri, whole genome shotgun sequence, the genomic segment AGACAGACTACTCATTGCAATCAGTTTGGCGTAACAAGGCACTCAAAAACATTGCCCTTCACACATCAAGCTTATCTAGAAAATTTCAAATCAGCTTCACAGGGCTTTTAGTAAACATTGACAGTTTTGTCCTGGTTTCCAAGCAAGTTCTCAATGCCAAAACCACTGATTCACATCCAGTGTAGTGTGATCTCATGccctcctccctttctcttGCTCTTGGCCATCACAGCGCTCACTGAGGACTGAGAAATCCTAAGAACATGCAGAAAACCAAAAGCCaaacactgctggcagcagaggcagagctgttgGTTTTCACACACTCATTGTACTTTGTAAAATCAACTTCCCTGATGGCACACAGGTGATCCACACGGCATTCCTGCTTGCACGGCTCGAGGTCGTATCTGGCAGAGTTAAACTCATAGTACAGCTGCAGGTAGTGTGGGTCCCTCGAGATCCTCTCCAGCACCGTCTGCATGGAGCGGGCAGAGCCATCAGGGACCTGGAAGGCTTCTGTCAGCCTGTACTCTTCTTCCCACACTGGGAACTCTTCGTCCCATGGTGAGGCCATCAGGTTGGCACGAGTAAGGTTCAAGTAGTAGGTCACCATATcctgagaaggagaaaaacagaattgaAGAGACATCAGGACAAGATTGGCCCTGGAGTGAGACACTGGGCTGGGCTAGGCCCCCTCTGCAGCACTCCCCACTAAGGGCCCAGCTGCCACTGACAGGGCTTCCTACCAAGATGGGCACCTGGGAACACCTCAGGTGAAAGCCTCCAGAACCCACCCCAAACAGAGCCTGTTTCATAAGGGGTGAAGGGGTGGCTTTGCTCTGCTTGACTTTGATCTCCAAACATCAGAAACTTTGAGCCTGGCCTACTTCATACAACAGTTAGTTACTATCACCACTatccagcagcagaagcaaggGCTGCAGGAGTGTTACTTCCTGAGCAAAGttattttctcagctgtgaACAAACTGAAGAATAAAGTTTTTCACAACTTCTGTTCTCAGTCTCTTgcccttttttctctccacttCACTGGCTCCCCAGCCTTGCACAGCATATTTTAGCATTTACTTCTATGCTATAAACATGTAAACAGAGCAACTATAGAGAACTTCATCCACTACAAAGGAGGGCATAAGCACCCGTCCTTCACCTCCTGGCAAACAACAGGTGGGAAACAGAAGCTGCCCCTACAATTCACCTCAATTCAGATCCACTCCAAATGCATCATTTTAGCAAGTAGAGGgacacaaataatttttcagatggGTTAAAGGTTTTGGAGTGGGTCTGACAAGTCTGTTATTACTCAAAGAGTAGTTCTGTGATCCACATTATCTGGGGAGCAAAACAAGTATCAAGGGAAACTCACTAAGGACATGAAGAACACCACAAAAACTGTCTGACCCTTCCCTGGGGAACTCATCCTAGCAGGATGCGCTGGCTGCCAGGGCCATGCTTTGACTCACTGACACTCTGACTAAATCTTTGTGTCAGACACAAGGCTGAAATATCATGGGTCAGAGTCCTctcccacacagccactcagtCCTGTGGactcagaaatactgaaaagccCGTTCCAGCTACAGAGGGGAATTAAAGTTCTTCCAGAGCTGTGGTGTGGTGCACACAGGGATTCCCTACCAAGACCTGAAGGGTGTCCCGATCATAGTCGATCACCCGGATCCCAGGGTTGTTGGCTCCATTGCTCACTCCAGGTAATGTTGTTTTCCAGGGAGTCACTCCAGGGGCCAGGAACATGACATTGATTGGACTACcttcacagaaatgcaaagcaaacCATGACTGGAGACCTTGGCTTGTCCCACACCATCTCCCCATCACAGTGAGCACCCTGGAGCAGATTGCGCTGCCAAAAGCACCTTTGTCACCAGCTCCTGGTACCACCACACAGACAAAGATTAACACATGGAACAGTACTGAGGACtgagcacagggctgctgcagccaggagcgGGCTTTCCAATGCTGGCAAGGGCTTTGGCAGTGAGGGTGGCCAGGGAACGACACTCAGCAAAGGTGTTCACCCAGAgcaccccacacacacacagattcAGCACTgctccctcagcagtgcccaaaCCCCTCAAGAGGGAACAGGCAAGAAGTTGCCAGGCATTCAGGGGAAACAACAACATTTGAGGAAGAAtgggaaggagggcaggagcTACAGATTGGGGATAGAGATGAGAACCATTGTTGCCTCTTGTTGCCCAAAgcatttcagaagcttttgCTGGCTTCTTAGCTGCTTTCAGCCAACAGCCTCTGAAAACTCTCATGGACAGTGATTctgagagctggcagagccGTCACACAAGTGCTTGGGTGACCAGAACGGGTACCTGTGTCACTGTAGAACATGCGAAAGCTGTCCGTGTGATGGTGCCCAAAGAACTGGGCAGAGATCACCCTGTGGTGCTTCTGCACAATTCCCAGGTACCGCTCATTAAAGCCCCTCCGGAACCACGGCTTGCCCCGTTTCTTCTCAAAGAAGCCAGGGGGCACATGTCCCACAACGTAGACCTAGAGAAGAAAGAGCTGCCCTGAGCACAGAGCCCACGCTGCCCATGGAGCACCAGCCAGTTGTGACTGCAcccagagggagcagagcaggaagagctTCCAGGCTGGGGAGAAGCCCAGGTTGTTTATTCAGTCTTTTTAATACCATTTCATCCGCTCTAGAGGCGTTGGTCAGTGTTTCTTCCAGCCACTGGAACTGCCCCCCAGGATCCTCCTCACCAGCTGTCTCATCATTCTGGTCATAGTACAGGTTGGTGTTGAGGACAACCATCCGCCCCCTCATCCCTGGGCCAGGCAGCTTCTCGCTGTAGAAACCTCCTTAAAAATGCAACCGACGGAGAAAGAGCTGGAGGTCTGGTCACACTGGTGCCTGTGATCCCATATCCCTTTGTCTCCacctctctctgctctccttaGCAATAGCCACAGCAGGGTCACTGCCTGGAACAGTGCTCTGACCACTCCAGGATGTGGATTTGGAGTGACTCTTCCCTGTGTGTCTCTTGTAATTCTCGTGCCTCTCCCGAGGAAGGGAGAACTGAATGGGTACCATGGGcacaccaggagctgggaagctcTGGAGAgccacagcactgcctgcaccagctgctacctttaaagatatttttcctccctctgcaggTCACCACTCTGCATTCCTTCCAGTAACTTGACAATGGCAGGAGAGACTAAAGTATAAAATAACTTCTCTTCTTGCAAGCAGAACTCTAAGACAGAAATCAGCATTAAATTGGACCCTACCTCTGCAATATGCTATGAATACTGTTGCTCTGAGCATAGAAGCAAGGAAAATTGTTCATGGTATTCCCCTACCCCTCCTCATATCCCCAGCATGCTCTAAACATGAGCCAGTGGTGCCAGACCTGCTCtgaagagaggaagggaagcatCACTCAGCCAGGGCCGCCACAGTTCTGCTGTTTGGTTGTAGATCCTGTGCTCCTTCCCAGGAAACTGATTCTTGGGGTGGAAGTCATGATTGCCCATCGCTGCATAGACCTTAGTACCTGGAGACAGAGCAAAGGAGGCGCAGGGGaggtcagtgctgcagagctcctCCAAGCTCCCCAAGGCACTCCTGGCCTTGGAAAGAGCAGCACAACCTAGAGCTTTGCCAAGGCCAGTCACCTTCCGTCCCTGGGGCCACACTGCCCGGGGGCACCACACAGCTCTGACCCGCCCTTGGGACAAGCCACCCACAGCCAAGTGACTGAGCTGTCACCAGCAGTGATACTCCTTGCCCCCTGCTGACACAGGTTATGTCTGAGAGTATCTTGCAGCCTTTTCTGCCTTAATGACTAATGACAGaaacctttcttttcctctctcctgagTGAGCTAACCTGAAACATGATTGTGCATCAATGCTGTATGGCACAGCAAAATTGAGGCCACTGAAAGAACACAAACAAGTCCCAGTGACCACAGCCCTTCTGTGCCTTTCCTTGTCCCAGTTCTGTAATTTCTCCATCCTGGTTAGCCCTTCCCATGAGTCTCTGTGCCCTTCTCATCCCCGCAAATCCTACCTGGAAATGTCTCTTTTATCAGAAAAGTCAGATTTGCTATTATGTGCAGAACCTTTTCTTCTCCGAGCTGCTcattggggacatggggagTGTCATCTctagaaaaagagaagcagcacagtCACTGTCTGGGACTAACAGGACCTGTGCTTACAGCAATGAGCAAGGCAGAGAAACTTGCCAACTCCTCTCTAGAAGAGAgtgcctcctggaagagaaagTTTACGCTTTTGTGTGCAGAAGTCAGTGCTATGTTGACTGGCCAAGACACTGAGGGAGTTTCAAGAAATTGCTCACAGGGAAAATGAACTCCACTCCAAACTTGCCAGAGTCAAGGAGTGTTCAgacaacgctctcagggatgcacagggtgggattgttcaggtgtctgtgcagggccaggagatggaatccatgatccttgtgggtcccttccagctcaggatattctgtgattctatgattcactTTACCTTAAAACCCCTATGCACAAGGGTGTAAGGGGAGGCTCTCTCTGCCTTGGGGCGTGTCACAGGCACTAAAGCTGCCTGGAAATATTGCAAGGATCAGCACTTTGCAATCTGAGGGCATCTGACGTGCAATAATGAAGCAGAGCTGTTTGCACAACTGTGATCACCATTAAACAAGGGAATGCTTCCAGTAAGACAGCAATCTGCTCCACATCTGTGTTTGCACTAACGTGCCTACGGCATTTGTAGACGATGCTGGGCTGTCCACAAGCCCACTGGAGAGAGAAGAAGATTCAAAACCATGTCAAAGGACTGAGGAAAATTGCTTAAGGGGAAAAGAATACTCAATATAAGGTCACAAGGACCAATAACTACATCTAAGCAGGAACAGCCATCTGCAgggacagaaaatgaaaacatgagaCAGGCAATAGTCCTGCAAACTGGGACTGGAGGTTACAGCAAACTGAGGTTGCACTATCAGAAGAAAGACCATACACACAATCACCatgcaaaatacagttttgacCATCTGTAAGTGCTGTTGAGGCTTCCCATAGGACAGGGGACCCACCCCTGGAAGCCATACCAGGAGAGAACATCCTCCACTGGGGAGGTTCCTCTGACTCCTAAAGCAAAACTGCCCCTTCTTGAATCAGGTCTCCCAGGTGCCTCATAGCAGCCACAAGAAATGCTGCAAGCCTGGTTTACAATGCTCTCCTCCCACTCCTCTGACCGGCAGCACCGGACGCACAGAcacacagcccacagctccttcccctgAGCATTGCAGTTACTCGGAGTCACTGGGGAGTCAGACACGGCTGGACAGGAGGCACAAAGGATGGACAGTGATCCTTTTGTCACCTCACTGCAACGAGCTTCTTACCAGTGTCGAGAGCCCTCGCTGGGGTTGTGCTCTTCTCCAAACCCCTGGTTTGCATTACGAGGCACatcctcccctctccttttcAAAGCGGGGACCATGGAAAGAGCCCTGACACCCCACGAGCTCCCTATGggctccactgcccttctcccGCCTAGCCCTGGTGTCCCTCCAGGCGGACCCGGCCCCTCTTACCCGGTCCAGAGCACGAAGTCCGGCCTGGCCAGGCGGCCCTGCATGGCCCGGGCGGCCGAACCGAGCAGGCTCCAGGGCGCGTCGCACAGGTAGCTGCCCCACGGcccggcgggcccggcccgaTCGCCGCCCGAGGGGCACGGCCgtcccgctgccgccgccgcctcgtACCCGGGGTCCCAGTGCAGATCCGTGAGGTGCCAGAACCTgccggagccgccgcccgcACCGGGCAGAGCCACGGCCAGCGGGCACAGCAAGAGCAGCACCACGAGCCggcccatgggctgcagagagcGCTGCCGAGAACGCTGCCCTGACTGCGCTGCCCTGACTGCGCTGCCCTGACTGCGCTGCCCTGACTGCGCCCGCCCCCCTCtgcgcccggccccgccctgcgcccggccccgcccttCGGCCCCGCCCCCACCCGTGCGAGGCTGGGCAGCGCCCACTCTCAAaatggcggcggcggctgccCCGCGGCCTCCTCCTATTGGAAGGAGCCAGAAGACGGAGGGACACGATTGGCTGCCGGCGGGCAGAGCGGCGCTCCCGGGTtgggcgggaggcggcggcgcgcgAGGGTCGGCGCGCGGGCGGGTGGCGGCAGGTTCCGGGCCGGCGCCATGTGGGGCGGACACGGTgcgcgcggggccgggcgggccgcACTCAGCGGGGCGCGGGGGACGCGGGGCCCGAAGCCGCCGCCGCTCACCCTGATGGCGGCAGCGGTGAAGAAGGGGCCCGCGTCCCCGCCACCGCCTCACGGTCCCTCTCTCCCCCCGCTTAGGGAACTTCGATGGCGGGTACGGCACCGTGAGCGGCGTGGGACCCCCGGGCGGCTACACGCAGTCCCCGGGCGGGTTCGGGTCGCCCGCCGGCGCGCAGGCGGAGAAGAAGCAGGTAGGCTGGGCGGGGCCACGGGAGGGGCCGCGGCGCCGGGGTCGGCTCTGACGGCCCCTCCGCCCCTTGCAGCGGAGCCGCTCCCAGAACATCGTGCCCTGCACCGTGTCGCAGCTGCTGGCGGCGGAGCAGGTCGACGAGACCTTCCGGATCTGCGATGTGGAGATCTCGCAGGTGGGCGCCGGGGCGGTCGCGGCCGGGGCGGACCCCTGGCCCGCGGTCGGCCCCGGCAACCCTTCCTCCTGCGCCGCAGGTCACCGTTGTGGGCATCGTCCGGCACGCGGAGAAGGCGCCCACCAACATCCTCTACAAAGTGGACGACATGACGGCAGCCCCGATGGACGTCAGGCAGTGGGTTGATACCGATGTAAGCATTGGATTTCCTATGAACAGGCTTTAGCAGCTTTTGAGAGCAGTGGGTAGAGAAAAGTTACAGAACTATACAGTGTCTCAACTGGAAGAAACCCATAAGGATCACTGATCAACACCAACTCCCTACTTCTCACAGAGCTTTTTTAATCCAAAAGATGTGGCTTTTCTGAAACGTGTTTTAGGGTAATGTCCCTGAAATCCAAGGGAGATGCTGCTGTAGCAGAGGTCACTGGTGTATATGACTGTCTGCCTGTTTAGTATAGCTGAGTTCAGCTGAACAGTTTTGGGGGGGTCATCAGGCAGATGTTCAGTTGCCTTACTGCGAGTTTAGCTTGAGTTCAAAACCGGCTCTGGCCCACCCCATCCCCCCAGGCAGATTATGAATTCAACACCTAATTTTTACTATTAGAGGTTCCTTTCCTCTTGTTGCACTGTGAGAATCTCTCATAAGTGGACAGAGACAGCAGAGCAGACAACTGACACCGCTCTGAAATGTATACTGGtgttgttctttattttttgtttacagCTATGTTTCTCTAACTGCTCTTACTGGACATAGGAATGCACAT encodes:
- the SMPDL3B gene encoding acid sphingomyelinase-like phosphodiesterase 3b isoform X2: MGNHDFHPKNQFPGKEHRIYNQTAELWRPWLSDASLPLFRAGGFYSEKLPGPGMRGRMVVLNTNLYYDQNDETAGEEDPGGQFQWLEETLTNASRADEMVYVVGHVPPGFFEKKRGKPWFRRGFNERYLGIVQKHHRVISAQFFGHHHTDSFRMFYSDTGSPINVMFLAPGVTPWKTTLPGVSNGANNPGIRVIDYDRDTLQVLDMVTYYLNLTRANLMASPWDEEFPVWEEEYRLTEAFQVPDGSARSMQTVLERISRDPHYLQLYYEFNSARYDLEPCKQECRVDHLCAIREVDFTKYNECVKTNSSASAASSVWLLVFCMFLGFLSPQ
- the SMPDL3B gene encoding acid sphingomyelinase-like phosphodiesterase 3b isoform X1, with the protein product MGRLVVLLLLCPLAVALPGAGGGSGRFWHLTDLHWDPGYEAAAAAGRPCPSGGDRAGPAGPWGSYLCDAPWSLLGSAARAMQGRLARPDFVLWTGDDTPHVPNEQLGEEKVLHIIANLTFLIKETFPGTKVYAAMGNHDFHPKNQFPGKEHRIYNQTAELWRPWLSDASLPLFRAGGFYSEKLPGPGMRGRMVVLNTNLYYDQNDETAGEEDPGGQFQWLEETLTNASRADEMVYVVGHVPPGFFEKKRGKPWFRRGFNERYLGIVQKHHRVISAQFFGHHHTDSFRMFYSDTGSPINVMFLAPGVTPWKTTLPGVSNGANNPGIRVIDYDRDTLQVLDMVTYYLNLTRANLMASPWDEEFPVWEEEYRLTEAFQVPDGSARSMQTVLERISRDPHYLQLYYEFNSARYDLEPCKQECRVDHLCAIREVDFTKYNECVKTNSSASAASSVWLLVFCMFLGFLSPQ